The genomic region GCAACATCGGCGCGAACACCGGGAGCGGCTGACCCATCCCGATGGTCACGCTGCCCGAGGTGTCGGACGTGGGGCAAATATCGGCGGCCGACTTGGTGTCGGCCTCGTCGGCGCTGGACGAGTCACCGCCACAGGCAGCGGCCACGGACGCGAGAGCGAGCGCGGCGGTCACACCGACGAGGCTGCGAAGTCGATTGGACATGGTTATCTCCTTGGGCGTGCGTGGCGGTGTTCACCGGGCTCCCGAGCTCAAGCGGTCAGTGCCGCTGAGGCCCCGATCCCCTGCGCTCCTGGCGCAGCTCGTCGGCCGTCGCAGCCAGTCCTCGTCCCGGGTGGAACCGCCTGTCTCGCAGCCGCTCCGACCCTGGATGTGACGAGCGCCACGCTAGACCAAGCTTCGAGTGAATGACAACCCATTCGAGTGAGTCGAATTATGGGCCGGATCGGTTCACCCCGCACCGACCCGCGCCTAGGGTCACTCGCCATGACCGACCCGAACGACGCCACCCAGCTGCGAGCAGTCGCCGAGCGGGTCGTCGAGGAGCACGATCCCCGCTCGACGCCGACCCCCGACCTGCTGACCACGTGGTACGACGCCGGCCTGACCTGGGTGCACTTCCCGGTCGGGCTCGGCGGGCTCGGCGTCTCGCGAGGGCTGCAGCCGGAGGTGGACGCCGTACTCCGCGAGGCCGGTGGACCAGCCGACGTCCGCTCCCTCAACGGCATCGGCTTCGGGATGGCGGCGCCCACGCTGGTCGAGCACGCGCAGGACGACGACCTGAAGCGGGAGTGGCTCCGTCCGTTGGCCGGGACGCACCACATCTGGTGCCAGCTGTTCTCCGAGCCGGGCGCCGGCTCGGACCTCGCCGGCCTCAGCACCTCCGCCGTGCGCCGGGGCGAGGACTGGGCGGTGACCGGGCAGAAGGTCTGGACGAGCGTCGGGCACAAGGCCCGGTGGGGACTACTCCTGGCGCGCACCGATCCCGACGCCCCGAAGCACCTCGGGCTCACCTACTTCGTCGTCGACATGCACTCCCCCGGCGTCGAGGTCCGGCCGCTCCGCCAGCTGACCGGACAGGCGGAGTTCAACGAGGTGCACCTGAGCGACGTACGGATCCCCGACCGGCACCGCCTGGGGAAGGTCGGCGGGGGCTGGCAGGTGGCGAGGACGACGCTGATGAACGAGCGCAGCGCGATCGGGAAGAGCGACAGCCGCCGCGGCGCCGGCAAGATCGCCGACGCGGTGTCCCTGTGGGCCAGCCGCCCCGACCTGCACACACCGATCCTGCGGAACCGGCTGACCCGGTTGTGGCTTCGGGCCGAGGCTCAGCGGCTCACCGCCGAGCGCTCCCGTGCCCTGGCCACCACCTCGGGCCCCGGGCCAGAGGCCTCGATCGGCAAGCTGGTCGGTGCCGAACTCAACCAGGCGATCTACGAGTTCTGCATGGACCTGCTCGGGCCCGAGGGCGTGCTGTACGACGACTACTCGCCACGCGACACCCTCCGCCCCGGCGCCGACCGGCTCGGCCCGATCCAGCGGCGATATCTCAGGAGCCGCGCGAACACCATCGAGGGCGGCACCTCCGAGGTGCTGCGCAACATCCTCGGCGAGAGGGTCCTCGGCCTGCCGCGCGACCTCCGCGCGGACGCCGGCATCCCCTGGAAGGAGATCCCCCGTGGCTGAGCCCGGAACCGACGAGGAGGAGTTCGTCTTCACCGACGAGCACCGGGCCCTGCGCACCGCCGTACGCCGGTTCTGCGGCGCGCACCGGGTGCGCGGCCCCGTCGAGCTCGACGGCGGCTACGACGCACGCGTGTGGCGGCGCCTCTCCTCTGAGCTCGGCGTCCTGGGACTCGCTGTCCCGGAGCCCTCGGGGGGCGGCGGCGGGACCCTGATCGACCAGGCCATCGCGGTCGAGGAGCTCGGCGCCGCCCTCGCCGCCGGTCCCGTGGTGGGGACCGTCCTCCTGGCGATCCCGCTGCTCGCCGCCGCGCCGCCGCACCCGGCCCGCGACCAGCTCCTGGCCCGGCTGTGCAGCGGCGAGGCGACCGCCGCGACCGTCCTGACCGGGAGCCCGGGCGGTCTCGAGTCGACGCCGGTCGACGCGATCGTTGCCCCCGACGAGGACGGCTGGACCCTGTCGGCCGCCCTCGGGGCCGTCCCCGACGCCGGCGCCGCGGACGTCCTCCTGGTCGCCGTCCCGACGCCCGAGGGCACCGCGGTCGTCGCGATCGACACCGACCAGCCCGGCGTCGAGCGCACCCCGCTCGTCACGTTGGACCTCACTCGCCCGCAGGCGAGAGTCCGACTGACCGACGTGTTCGCCCACACGATCGTCGAGCCTCCCCATGCCGACGCAGCTGCTCGGTCCGCACTGCACACCGCCGGCATGCTGCTCGCCGCCGAGCAGGTCGGCGCCGGCCAGCACCTCCTCGACCTGACCGTCGACCACGCCCGGACGCGTCGGCAGTTCGGCCGCCAGATCGGGTCCTTCCAGGCGGTGAAGCACCGGCTTGCCGACATGCTCGTCGCCGTCGAGCACGCGAGGTCGACGGCGTACCACGCCGCGTGGGCCCTCGCCACAGGGTCGGACGATCCCGCACTCGCGGTCAGCATCGCGCAGGCGACCTGCTCCCCCGCCCTGTCCCGCGTAGCCGCGGACACCATCCAGCTACATGGAGGCATCGGCTTCACCTGGGAGCACCAGGCCCACCTGTACTTCAAGCGCGCCGCCGCGGATGCCGCGCTCCTCGGCACCACCGAGGCACACCGGGACCGTGTCGCCCGCGTCGCTCTCGACCTGGCTTCGGCCGACGGAGCGCCCCCCATCGCCGACGGCCTGCCACATGCAGCTGTTCGGCCATGACGTCGACGGCCGCCCGGCTTCACCCGGCCAGCACCGGCGGTTCGGTGACGCCGAGCACCGACGAGACGCCCTCAGGCGAGCCAGCGACGGAAGCCGGGGATGCGCTACGGGCGACGACCGCGAGCCGACAGCCAGAAACCGCCTTGATTGACGAGGCATGGTGGTCGGTCTTCTCACCGTTCGCGACATCGTGAACGACTCACGACTACGCCTCGGTGCACCTGCCGGCATCCAGGACGCCTGACGCTCTGGCCATCGCGTCGGAGTCGTACTGGGTCGACCTCTCCGGCTGGAGGTCGGTCGCGTCCGCTCGCCACGAGACGTATGGGGAGGACGCCGAACGCCCGCACGCCGCCTGGTGCCAGGCGACGCGCGGGCGTCGGGTGCTCAGTGAGGTGAACGGCGCTCAGTCGTGGGCGACGTTCCACTCCTTGTCGACGACCTTGCCGTTGCGGTAGACGACGTGCGACCAGCGGTAGAACGGCATCATGTCGTAGGTGACGGTGGTCTTCTTGCCCACCGTCGAGGCGTCCCGTCCGTTGCTGCCGACGATCGCCTTGACCTTGGCGCGGGTCATCCCCTTGCGGATCTTCTTCCACTCACCCTTCGACACGGTGCCGGCGCGGGTCTTCTCCTTGACCCTCAGCTCGTGGGTCGCCTCCAGGGTGACGTCACCGCAGGTGGCGACCGTCGTGGACTCGTAGCGGCCGGCCTCCACGCGCGGGAAGTACCGCCCCGGCAGGCTCCCGGTCCACTGCCAGCTCTGGGCCCAGCCGGCCTTGCGGTTGCGCAGCGTCCACGTGGTCGTGGGCTCCATGCCATCGGTCCCACACGTCGCCAGCGGGCTTCTCACGCCCCCCGGTTTGTCGATGGGCGCTGGAAATGCCTGTGGAGCTGCGATGCGGACCTGTGCGTCGGCGGCTTGCTGCGCCGTGGCGGCCTTCGCCGGCCCGGTCCCGACGCTGGCGACCAGCGCCATCGCGAGCAACGTGGCGGCCATCGCCACGAGGTACGTCCGAGCCGCCTTCAGGCCCCGGTCTGCACGGGTGATGCTCATGAGTACTCCCCTCGGCCGACATCCGACGGCCTGGTGCGTGTCCTTGGACTTCCACCCTCAGCGACGCCCGGAGCCAGGCCAACCGGTTTTTGCGGCGGCTGCCTCCGCTGCGTCGAGACGCGCGCCCGCCCGCGCGGCGGCAGTCTGCTCCTGCCCGGGCGTGCCAAACGTCTCGGACCCGGGCCCGCGCCGACGGTCTGGACCACGGATCCAGAACAGCAGCCGAAGCGCTTTACTCTGCGCGACCGTCGCCGTCGGCGTTGGCTGGAAACTGATCCAGGAGAGGGCTCCCATGCGTCCCAAGAGATCGATCTCGCTGGCCGTCGGCCTACTCACCGGCTGTGTGGCGCTCTTGTCCCCGGTCGCATCCAGCGCTGCCGTCGCCCCCGCCGCCAAGGCGAAGCCGGCGCAGCCGGCGCCGATCGTGGAGATCGCGAACCTCGACGACGGCTCCGGTCGGGTGCGCATCGTCCTGACGCACCCCGTGGCGGGCGTCACCAAGTACGTCATCCGGACCAGCGAAGCGTCGCCCGAACTCGTCAAGACCTGTACTCCCGCGTCGATGAAGAACGGCTCGGGCTCGAGCGGGTGCTACGTGGACATTCCGTCCGGCTTCCACGACGCCTGGACGATCCAGGCCAAGGGCAAGGGCAAGAAGAACCTCAGCAAGCCTGTGGCCGTCGTCGTCGACGAGCTGGATTCGAAGACCGGGACTTCTCAAGACATCAAGGTCAACGGGTCTGCGGCTCAGGCGGCCAGCATCGTCAAGACCGTGACTGTGGCCTTCAAGAAGCACGCGAAGTCCTGTCTCAAGGACGCGACGGTCTCCGCGGCCCTCTCCAAGCTGAAGAAGATGACCAGCAAGGCCGCGCGGAAGTCGAAGAACCCCTACGCCGCCGCCGCGTACTCGGTCGTCTACGCCATCAAGTACATGGACAAGAAGGCCTTCAAGAACCCGTGCGCCGCGGTCGGCTCGTTGCTCAAGCACGTCGCCGGATCCATGCAGCAGGCGCGCGAGGCCGGGTCCGTTCGACACGTCGGCGCCTGGAGCGAGTGGAACACCAACGGGGCGGACTCCTGTGCCATCGCGGTCTACGGCTCGAGCGCCGGGTCGGCGTCCATCGTGGCGCGTCCGCCGAGCCTCGGCGGGAGCATCGACGAGGGTTCCTGCCTGAGCTTCTGGGGACCGCTGGTCTCCTAGCGAGAAGCCGGGGTGCGCCCACCGCCGTCCCCCCGCAGGTGGGCGCACCCCTCTCGCGCTGCACGGGAGCCGCGATGAACCACCGGCACGACGGTTACCTGACTCCGTCCCGTCGTACCGCCCCGGAACGGAGCCCCCATGGCCCGCACGATCGCCACCAACACCACCGTCGACCTGGACGGGCTCCTCGAGTTCGTCCGCCCGCGGCACCGGATGCTGCTGATCACCCAGCGCGCGGACGGCAGCCCGCAGGCCTCCCCGGTGACCGGCGGCGTCGACGACTCCGGGCGGGTCGTGATCTCCAGCTACCGGGAGCGGGTCAAGACCCGCAACGCACGACGCCGGCCCGAGGTCAGCGTCGTCGTCCTCTCCGACGACTGGAACGGCGCCTGGGTCCAGGTCACCGGGACCTGCGAGGTCCTCGACGCCGCCTCCGGCGAGGAGGCGCTGGACGCCTTCGTCGAGTACTTCCGCAACATCTCCGGCGAGCACTCCGACTGGGCCGAGTACCGCCAGGCGATGGTCGACCAGGACAAGTCGCTGCTGCGGATCACGCCCACCAGCTGGGGTCCGGTCGCCACCGGCGGGTTCCCCGCGCACCTGGCCTGAGTCGCGGCAAGCCAGCAACGACCTCGGCTACGGCACCGACGGATCCCGCCCGAGCACCCGGTCGCAGATCAGCTCCGCGATGGCCAGCGCCGAGGTGGCCGCCGGCGACGGGGCGTTGCGTACGGCGCTCACGCGGCCCAGGGTGCTGATCCGGAAGTCGTCCACGAGGCTGCCGTCCCGCTCCACCGCCTGCGCCCGCACCCCCGCCGGCGCGGGAACGACGTCGCGCACCGAGAGCTCCGGGACGTAGCGCCGCGCCCGGGCCACGAACAGCCGGCGGCTCGCGGACCCCGCGACCTCCCGCGCCCCCGCCCGCCAGTGCCGGCGCGCCAGCCGCCAGAACCCCGGCCAGCGCAGCGTCTCGGCGAGGTCGGCGCGGTCCAGGTCCCGGCGCCGGTAGCCCTCCCGCGCCAGCGCCAGCACCGCGTTCGGCCCCACGTCCACCGACCCGTCCACCCGCCGGGTGAAGTGCACCCCCAGGAACGGGTACGCCGGGTCCGGCACCGGGTAGATCAGCCCCCGGACCAGGCCGGCCCGCTCGGGGCGCAGCCGCAGGTACTCACCCCGGAACGGGAGGATCGCCGGTCCCGCCGCGTCCCCCGCGCGCCGGGCCAGCAGGTCGGCCTGCAGCCCGGCGCACAGCACCACCAGGTCGAAGGTCAGCGGCTCGCGGCCGGCGGCGGTGACCGTCACCCGGTCGGCCGCCGGCTCGATCCCCGTCACCGCCACGCCCAGCAGCACCTGCCCGCCCGCCCGCGTCACGTCGTCGGCCAGAGCGCGGCAGACCGCCGCGAAGTCCGTGATCGCCGTCCGCGGGGAGTGCACCGCCGCCACGCCGGCCGCGTGCGGCTCCAGCTCCCGCAGCCCGGCGCCGTCCAGCCAGCGCAGGTCCGGCACCCCGTTGAGTCCGGCCCGGCGCTCGATCTCCCGCAGCGCCGGCACCTCGGCGTCCCGCACCGCGACCACCACCTTGCCGTACTCGTCGTAGGCCAGGCCCTTCTCGGCGCAGTACTCCCGCAGCAGCGCGACCCCCCGGCGGCACAGCGTGGCCTTCAGCGACCCCGGCGGGTAGTACAGCCCCGCGTGCACCACCCCGCTGTTGCGCCCGGTCTGGTGCCGCGCGACCGCGTCCTCCTTCTCCAGCACCGTGATCTCGGCGTCCGGCAGCAGCTCGCGCAGCCGGCGGGCGGTGGCCAGCCCGAGGATCCCGGCGCCGACGACCCCGACGCGGCGCGGAGCACTGGAAGTCGGCATACCGGGCATGATGCTGAGTCCAGGCGCCGGAGACCAGCCCTCAGAGCACCAGCTCCGGCTCCAGCCGCTGCGGGCTCCAGACCCGCTGCCGCCGCGCGGCGTACGTCGTGGCGAGCAGCGCCACGACGAAGACGGCCGCCAGCAGCCCGATGTCGAGGGCCACGAGGTCCAGGTCGCCGCCGTAGAGCGTCTGGCGCAGCCCGTCCACGACGTAGGACATCGGCAGCACCCGGTGCAGGGAGCGCAGCGGCTCGGGAATCGTCTGCCACGGGAACGTCCCGCCGGCGGTGACCAGCTGGACCAGCATCAGCACCAGCCCGAGGAACTGCCCGGTTGCCCCCAGCCACACGTTGAGCGCCTGCAGGATCGCCACGAACGCCGCCGAGGCGAGCAGCAGGAGCACCGCCGTGGCCACCGCGTGGACGACGTCGATGTCGAGGGCGAACTTCACGACCGCGAACATCACCGCGACCTGGCCGACCCCCAGCACCGCGCCCGGGATCCAGCCGCCCAGCGCGGTCTGCCAGGCCGGGGCGTCCGAGGCCAGCGACCGCGAGGACAGCGGCCGGACCAGCAGGAACAGCACGTACGCCCCGATCCAGGTCGCCAGCGACATGAAGAACGGCGCGAGGCCCGCGCCGTAGCTGCCGGCCCGGGCGATCGTGTCGTCGACGACCTTGACCGGGTCGCCGATGGTCCGGGCGGTCTCCTCCTCGGTGGACTCGTCGAGGTCCGGGATCTTGCCGAGCCCCTGCCGCAGCCCGTTGCGCAGCTTGGCCACGCCGGACTCCAGCCGCTCGGTCCCGCGGCGCAGCGTGGGGGTCGACCGGGCCAGCCGGTCCGCGCCCGAGGAGACCTCCGCCGCCCCCGACGCCAGCCGCGCCGTGTCGCTGGCGAAGGTGCCCGCTCCCGACTGGAGCCGCGCGGTCCCCGACGCCAGCTCGGTGCCGCCGGATGCCGCCCGGGCGATGCCGCTGGTGAGCTCCGGCGTCGCGCTGGCCAGGCGCTGGGCCCCGTTCGCGAGCTCCGCGGAGCCGCTGCCGAGCCGGTCCAGCTGGCGCGACGCGCGCTGGACCCGCGCCGCCACGGCGTCCACGGGGGCGCGGGCGTCGTCGAGCACGGTCCGGATCGCCGCCGCCTGGGCCCGGGTCAGCCGGCCCTGCCGCACCAGCGCCGCCACCCGCCGGTCCAGGGCCCGGTTCGCGGCGTCCAGGCGCCGGTCGATCAGGCGCACCGCCGCGGCGGCGTCCCGGCCGACGGCGGCGACCTCGGCGTTGCCCCGGGCCACCCGCTGCGCGCCCGAGGCGAGCTTCCGGGTCTGGGCCGGCAGGGCGGCGGTCCGGCTGCGCAGCGTGCCCAGCCCGCTGGAGAGCGTGGCGGCACCCGAGGCGAGCCGGTCCACGCCGCTGGTCAGCTCCCCGGTCCCGGCGGAGAGCCGGGACGCGCCGCTGGCCACCTGGTCCGCGCCGGAGGCCAGGCGAGCGGTGCCGCCGACGAGCTCCCCGGCTCCGCGGGAGAGCCGAGCGGTGCCCGTGACCAGCTTCTCCGCCCCCTGCACCCCGGAGGCGAGGTTGGTGTGGATCGAGGCGAAGCCCTTGAGGAAGGTGTCCGCCGCCTGGGTGCCGACCTGCGTCGCGATCGCGTCGCGGACCTCGCCGACGATCGTGTCGGCGATCGTCGCGGACAGGTAGCTGTTCGCATCGTTGGTGACCAGCGTGAGGCTGGCCTGGCGGGGCCGGAAGTCGGCCGAGGAGACCAGGTCCTCGGAGAACGCCGGGCCGATGAGCAGCGCGGAGTCGAAGCGTCCCGAGCGGACGCCGGCCTCGGCGTCGGACTGGGAGGTCCGCACCCAGTCGAAGCCCCCGTTGCCGTCGACGAGCCGCTGGGCCACCTGCCCGCCGTAGTCCTCCTCGCGGGTGCCGCCGTTCACCGCGTCGGTCAGCGTGGCGCCGCGGTCCTGGACGACGAGTGCGGCTGGCACCTCGCCCAGCCGGCCGTAGGGGTCCTCGTTGGCGAACAGGTAGAGGCCCGAGTACAGCGAGGGGATGAGGATGAGCGCCAGGATCGCCAGCTTCGGCAGCTTTCCGGCGCTGAGACGGCGCAGCTCCGTGCTGGCCAGGCGGATCGCGATCACCGGTCGGTCTCCTTGCTGGTCGGCGGGCTGGTCGGCGGGCTGGTCGGCGGGCTGGTCGGCGGGCTGGTCGGCGGGCCGGGGTCGAGCACGGCGGTGTCAGCCGTCGGATCGGCGGGATCTCCGGACCCCCGGTGGGCCGGCGGCGACGCCGGCACCGGCCTGGTCCGCAGCGCCTCCACCGGGGTGGCCCGCTGGGTCGGGCCCCGGGCCGGCGGGATCGTGGCGCCGAGGTCCCGGGCCGCGGAGCGCGAGCACTGGACCAGCACGCCGTACCCGAGCGAGGCGAGCCCCTGCGCGAGCGACCACCAGCCCGCGGGCTCGCCACCGTGCCGGTCCGGCAGCGTCAGCACCAGGAACCGGACGGCGGCCCGCTCGATGGCCAGCGAGGCGAGCAGCTGGGTGCGCACGTCTCCGTGCAGCTCGTCGACCCGGTCGGCGTGCCGCTGCGCCAGCTCGTGCGCCTCGAGCCAGCGGCGCGCGGCCCCCGGCCGGCTGCTCCGGCGAGCCAGCGCCAGGTCCTCCGCGACGACAGTGCCGACCGGTGTCACGTCGTCGGGCTCCGAGACGCCGGGCAGGTCCACGACCGCGGTCACCCGGCGGAGCACCGCGGCCGAGGTCGTGGCCGTGCCCTCCTCGTCGTCGACGAGCGTCACGGTCCCGGAGTACGGCGCCAGCCGGCCGGTCGCGACCAGGGCCAGGGCGGTGAGCCCCTGCCCCGGCTCACCGGCGAGCAGCACGCACTCGCCGCTGTCCAGCGCGAGGCTGTCCAGCCCCAGCAGGGTCGAGCGCCGACCGGCTACCCGGACGTCGTCCAGGGTGATGCGCATGCCGGCACCTCCTCGGTCCAGGCGCCCGCCCCGGCAGGTGTCATGGGCGCCGCAGCACCGGGACGTAGGCCGCCACGACCAGCAGCACCCAGGTGGTGAGGATGTAGGGCCAGGTGTAGTGCGGGAAGCTGGTGGCGTCGTTCATCAGCAGGGTCACCACGGCCGTGACCGCGGCGCCGACCGCGCCGTAGATCCAGGACGCGGTGCTGCTCCTCAGAAAGACCACCGCCAGCGCGATGGCGGTCAGCACCCCCGAGTAGCCGGCGAGGCCCTCGGCGATGGTCTCCGAGCTCTCCCCCAGCGCCAGCGCGCAGAGACTTCCGATCACGCTGCCCATCGCGGCGGCGAGCCCGACCTGCCAGGACGCGATGAAGAGGCCCAGCAGGATCAGGCCACCGGCCCAGACGCTGTTGACCAGCACCACCTCGGAGACGTTCGTGAGCAGCGAGCGCAGCACCGACTCGCCGGTGCCGTCGGTGAAGTGCTGGTCCGAGCCGCTCTCGTGCAGGCTCGTGGTGGCGGCGTACACGATCCCCGCGACCGTGCAGAACGGCGCCGTGGTGGAGGGCAGGCTGAAGCGCGCCAGCGCGGGCCGGGCGAAGAGCCAGCCGAAGAACCAGGTCACCGGGCCGCACAGGGCCGCACCGACGACCGTCGCCAGGTAGGACCAGCCCTGGCCGCCCATCGCGGTGAACACCGCGGCGCCGAGCAGGGCGCCGTTGAAGCCCTGCATGCCGAGGGCGACGTTGTCGCTGCCGGCGCGCATCAGGTAGCCGACGGTCGTCGAGACGACTGTCCCGATCGCCACCAGCAGCGCCATCTGCCAGTCGGCGACCACGAAGGCCGCCAGGATCAGCAGTCCGGTCCACACGTTCTTCTGGAAGAAGATCTGCGAGAGCCCGTGGGCGAGCGAGGCGCCGGTCACCGTCGCGGGGTTGCTCGGTGACGAGGTCGCCGAGGCGTTGGTCGATGACATGTCGTGTTCTCCCTCGTGGCCCTAGTGCGCCGAGCCGTTGCAATCAGGTCTTCCGGATGGTCGGGGCATCCCTGCCGGTGAGCCGTCGGCGCAGCGCCGCCCACGCCGTGGTGGTCGCCCCGGTCACCACCCGCGTGTCGTCGCCGACCATCCGCACCCAGACACCGGCGTCGCCCGGCAGCACGCTGACCCCGAGCGCGAGCACCCCGCCGTACGCCGGCGCCAGCACCCCGTGCAGCAGGTCGGCGAGCTCGTCGGCCGGGGCCCGCGGGGTGAGGACGTAGAGCATCGAGAGCACGTCGCGGTCGTCCATCACCGCCAGGCCGCCGGTGGCCCCGTCGTCGGGGGTGAGCCGGACCCGGTCCAGCGCGACCATGGCGCCGCCCGGTCGGCGGACCTCGAAGTCCGAGGCGAGGACGGCGTACCGGTGCCGCTCGTCGCGCCCCAGCCGGCCCGCGACCACTGTCTCGCCGGCGATCAGCGTCGCCGACCCCGCGAGCGTGACCCGGGTGCGCTGGAAGAGCCGGGAGTTCGCGAACGGGATCACCGGGTCAGGCAGGTACTCCACGTAGGCGTCGTCCTGCACGTCGAGGTTCATCTGCGCGACCGCGTAGTCGTGCTCCATCTTGAGCACCTTCGTGTACGCCGAGGTCGTGACGTACGCCGAGGTGCCGGGTCCGAAGACCAGGTCCGTGCGCAGCCGGTCGCCCTGGATGATGCCCGCGCCGGTGGACATCAGGTAGGTGTAGGGCAGGTCCGGTCGGGCGGACTCGTAGTAGAGCGGGTGCATGATCTGCAGCGGCGACTTCTGGTAGTGCCCGACCAGCTGGGTCACCCCGCCGCGCCGGGCGAACTCGAGCTCGAGCACCCCGACCTTCCCCGGGCTGCCGGTCGGCAGCGTGTCCGGCACGCCGCCGTACCGGGCGACCTCCTGCGGCACCCGGTCCGGCTCGTAGTGCGCGGGCTGGAGCCGGCGTCCTCCGTAGGCCGCGTCCGGCACGACCCCGGCCGGTACGACGCCGAGGTCCGGGGGGACCGGCGGGGCGACGACGTCGGTGCTCATGTCACCAGCGCGCCGGCGCGGCCGTTCCAGTGGGCGAGGATCTGGTCCTGGAGCCGGTCCAGCCCCTCGCCGCTGAGCGAGTTGGTCAGCACCACCGGCTTGTCGTCACGCACCCGCAGCGCGTCGGACTCCATCACGTCCAGGTTGGTCCGGACGTACTGGGCGATGTCGATCTTGTTGATGACGAGGATGTCGGAGTCCGTGATCCCCGGGCCGCGCTTGCGCGGCATCTTCTCGCCCTCGGAGGTGTCGAGGACGAAGACGAACACGTC from Nocardioides pantholopis harbors:
- a CDS encoding urease accessory protein UreD, translating into MSTDVVAPPVPPDLGVVPAGVVPDAAYGGRRLQPAHYEPDRVPQEVARYGGVPDTLPTGSPGKVGVLELEFARRGGVTQLVGHYQKSPLQIMHPLYYESARPDLPYTYLMSTGAGIIQGDRLRTDLVFGPGTSAYVTTSAYTKVLKMEHDYAVAQMNLDVQDDAYVEYLPDPVIPFANSRLFQRTRVTLAGSATLIAGETVVAGRLGRDERHRYAVLASDFEVRRPGGAMVALDRVRLTPDDGATGGLAVMDDRDVLSMLYVLTPRAPADELADLLHGVLAPAYGGVLALGVSVLPGDAGVWVRMVGDDTRVVTGATTTAWAALRRRLTGRDAPTIRKT
- a CDS encoding acyl-CoA dehydrogenase family protein, whose amino-acid sequence is MTDPNDATQLRAVAERVVEEHDPRSTPTPDLLTTWYDAGLTWVHFPVGLGGLGVSRGLQPEVDAVLREAGGPADVRSLNGIGFGMAAPTLVEHAQDDDLKREWLRPLAGTHHIWCQLFSEPGAGSDLAGLSTSAVRRGEDWAVTGQKVWTSVGHKARWGLLLARTDPDAPKHLGLTYFVVDMHSPGVEVRPLRQLTGQAEFNEVHLSDVRIPDRHRLGKVGGGWQVARTTLMNERSAIGKSDSRRGAGKIADAVSLWASRPDLHTPILRNRLTRLWLRAEAQRLTAERSRALATTSGPGPEASIGKLVGAELNQAIYEFCMDLLGPEGVLYDDYSPRDTLRPGADRLGPIQRRYLRSRANTIEGGTSEVLRNILGERVLGLPRDLRADAGIPWKEIPRG
- the lhgO gene encoding L-2-hydroxyglutarate oxidase yields the protein MPTSSAPRRVGVVGAGILGLATARRLRELLPDAEITVLEKEDAVARHQTGRNSGVVHAGLYYPPGSLKATLCRRGVALLREYCAEKGLAYDEYGKVVVAVRDAEVPALREIERRAGLNGVPDLRWLDGAGLRELEPHAAGVAAVHSPRTAITDFAAVCRALADDVTRAGGQVLLGVAVTGIEPAADRVTVTAAGREPLTFDLVVLCAGLQADLLARRAGDAAGPAILPFRGEYLRLRPERAGLVRGLIYPVPDPAYPFLGVHFTRRVDGSVDVGPNAVLALAREGYRRRDLDRADLAETLRWPGFWRLARRHWRAGAREVAGSASRRLFVARARRYVPELSVRDVVPAPAGVRAQAVERDGSLVDDFRISTLGRVSAVRNAPSPAATSALAIAELICDRVLGRDPSVP
- a CDS encoding ATP-binding cassette domain-containing protein — translated: MRITLDDVRVAGRRSTLLGLDSLALDSGECVLLAGEPGQGLTALALVATGRLAPYSGTVTLVDDEEGTATTSAAVLRRVTAVVDLPGVSEPDDVTPVGTVVAEDLALARRSSRPGAARRWLEAHELAQRHADRVDELHGDVRTQLLASLAIERAAVRFLVLTLPDRHGGEPAGWWSLAQGLASLGYGVLVQCSRSAARDLGATIPPARGPTQRATPVEALRTRPVPASPPAHRGSGDPADPTADTAVLDPGPPTSPPTSPPTSPPTSPPTSKETDR
- a CDS encoding YhgE/Pip domain-containing protein, which produces MIAIRLASTELRRLSAGKLPKLAILALILIPSLYSGLYLFANEDPYGRLGEVPAALVVQDRGATLTDAVNGGTREEDYGGQVAQRLVDGNGGFDWVRTSQSDAEAGVRSGRFDSALLIGPAFSEDLVSSADFRPRQASLTLVTNDANSYLSATIADTIVGEVRDAIATQVGTQAADTFLKGFASIHTNLASGVQGAEKLVTGTARLSRGAGELVGGTARLASGADQVASGASRLSAGTGELTSGVDRLASGAATLSSGLGTLRSRTAALPAQTRKLASGAQRVARGNAEVAAVGRDAAAAVRLIDRRLDAANRALDRRVAALVRQGRLTRAQAAAIRTVLDDARAPVDAVAARVQRASRQLDRLGSGSAELANGAQRLASATPELTSGIARAASGGTELASGTARLQSGAGTFASDTARLASGAAEVSSGADRLARSTPTLRRGTERLESGVAKLRNGLRQGLGKIPDLDESTEEETARTIGDPVKVVDDTIARAGSYGAGLAPFFMSLATWIGAYVLFLLVRPLSSRSLASDAPAWQTALGGWIPGAVLGVGQVAVMFAVVKFALDIDVVHAVATAVLLLLASAAFVAILQALNVWLGATGQFLGLVLMLVQLVTAGGTFPWQTIPEPLRSLHRVLPMSYVVDGLRQTLYGGDLDLVALDIGLLAAVFVVALLATTYAARRQRVWSPQRLEPELVL
- a CDS encoding urea transporter; the encoded protein is MSSTNASATSSPSNPATVTGASLAHGLSQIFFQKNVWTGLLILAAFVVADWQMALLVAIGTVVSTTVGYLMRAGSDNVALGMQGFNGALLGAAVFTAMGGQGWSYLATVVGAALCGPVTWFFGWLFARPALARFSLPSTTAPFCTVAGIVYAATTSLHESGSDQHFTDGTGESVLRSLLTNVSEVVLVNSVWAGGLILLGLFIASWQVGLAAAMGSVIGSLCALALGESSETIAEGLAGYSGVLTAIALAVVFLRSSTASWIYGAVGAAVTAVVTLLMNDATSFPHYTWPYILTTWVLLVVAAYVPVLRRP
- a CDS encoding acyl-CoA dehydrogenase family protein codes for the protein MAEPGTDEEEFVFTDEHRALRTAVRRFCGAHRVRGPVELDGGYDARVWRRLSSELGVLGLAVPEPSGGGGGTLIDQAIAVEELGAALAAGPVVGTVLLAIPLLAAAPPHPARDQLLARLCSGEATAATVLTGSPGGLESTPVDAIVAPDEDGWTLSAALGAVPDAGAADVLLVAVPTPEGTAVVAIDTDQPGVERTPLVTLDLTRPQARVRLTDVFAHTIVEPPHADAAARSALHTAGMLLAAEQVGAGQHLLDLTVDHARTRRQFGRQIGSFQAVKHRLADMLVAVEHARSTAYHAAWALATGSDDPALAVSIAQATCSPALSRVAADTIQLHGGIGFTWEHQAHLYFKRAAADAALLGTTEAHRDRVARVALDLASADGAPPIADGLPHAAVRP
- a CDS encoding PPOX class F420-dependent oxidoreductase, translated to MARTIATNTTVDLDGLLEFVRPRHRMLLITQRADGSPQASPVTGGVDDSGRVVISSYRERVKTRNARRRPEVSVVVLSDDWNGAWVQVTGTCEVLDAASGEEALDAFVEYFRNISGEHSDWAEYRQAMVDQDKSLLRITPTSWGPVATGGFPAHLA